Part of the Tolypothrix sp. PCC 7910 genome, CGCGCATAGCTACTACATTTAGCGTCAACTCAATAGGGATTTGGTCATTAGGTACTGGTAAGGGTACAGTAACAATCTTTTGGCTGGTAGTTTCAAAAGTAGTATTTAGTGATGGTACACCTTGTAAATATGGCGATTTAAATGTCAAAGTCACTATTACTCTTTGCTCAGTTGCACTATTGTTAGGAATGACATTACCTTGCTCATCTAGCAGCATCATTACAATGTCGTAGTTGCGTATCCAAGCTGTAGGCTTAATAATATCAGCAAAGTTATTGCTAGAAAAAGATAAATTCCCTCTATCGGGAATTAAAGGCCAATCAAGTACCCGAAAATTTACTTTTGCATTCCAATTAATTTCTACAAAATTAACATTATCAGTAATAACTTGAATCGGTAACTGTCCACCTTCGGAAGTGAAAATATTTTTTCCCGGTGTACCGCCAATATTAGGTTGCCATTCAACTACAACACTTTCAATTGTCGGGTGTCCAGCAATAATTAACTTTGCTTCTAAAGAAATTTTAGGATTTTGAATACTGACAACTTCGGGGCCGGAGTTTGCTAGCAATTTGCCTAAAGATATACTGGAATTACCTTGTTTGACATCAACTCGGTTATTTAACTGTGCATAATAATTTGCAGTAATATTACAAACACCAGGAATAGTATTACCTCGGCGTTGTTCCAGCGCATCCTTCCATACCTGCACGCCTAATTCTGATAATTCAATCAAAAATGTCACTATTCCCACATCATTGCTTACCGTAAATTCAGGCGATCGCACTACATGATCTGCAGGTAAATTAAGTTCAGCTTGCAAATTTCGTAGATTTAAAGGTTGAAATTGCCAAGCAGAACGAATTATTTTAATTTTCTCGGGAATAGCTTGTAATTCTACCTGTGGTAAGGGTTTAACAATAATTGGTGGTGTTTCACCAGGCGGAAATTTACGAGGAGGTCTTGGTTTAGGAAAAGGTACAGGATCGGGTTGATTACCGCCTGGATAATAGCCTGCGTTTGCTAGCGCTTGCGTCCAGTTTTGGCGATATAGTTCCAAGGTATTCATATCAGCCTGAGCATAAGCGCTGATATTTAAAATAGCAGTTCCCCCGGTAATTTTAATAGTTCCACTTTGGTTAACTTGTTGTACAACCAAAGCAACATTTAATAATCTAGGAGTAGCAAGACTGAAGAAAACCCGACTTTCTTCTATGTCGGGAAACAGCCAAAAATCCCCTACTTCCAAAGGTCTACCTAAAACTGGTACAGGGTCAATTTCTACATATAATTGCTTAGCAGACATTCTTTTCCGGTAATATTCCTCATTCATTGGACGCAACTTTACTGTGGAATCTTCAGCCACAGGTGCAACTGCAAAGTCATCAATAACTGGTGATAATCTTTCTGTAACAACAACATTATCGATAGGACGAGCAATTGCAATACCCTCTTTTAAAGAAGATACATTTACTTCACTAGTTGGGCGAGTGATCATAGGAGTATTTATAATCGGTTTAGCTGCAGATAGATTGGTGATGCGAGTTTCATTGTTTAGCATATATTTCTAGTAATTAGTTAAGAGTTAAAGAGACGCAATTAATCGCGTCTGTACAAGAGTTAAAAGTTATTTTTTTGTTACTTAAAAGTTTTACTAAAGCATATAATTCGCTACCGATTACACCAAAAATTAGCTTGTTTTGTGAAATCAAATTTTGAGTCATTTGCACTAATTGCTGACGTAATATTGGAGAAGCTACAGATACCTCTCTTTGATATTCACCCTTACTCAGAAGTAAGCTAACTATTTCGCCATTATCATAGTTAACTTCTGTAATCTCTGCTGTTGTAAAAATTAATTTTTCAGGCTCCAAACTTTCCCTTAATACTGAACGTGGTTGCAATTGAATTAAGTTCATGCGAAAGTTACGAGCATAGCGATCGCCATTTGCATCCACACCTTCAAGATGCATGGGTAAATCAACTATTACCGCACCATTACTCACAGGTGGCGCACTCACAAAGGTACTCAGGGAAGGAGAAAGTAATTGTGAGTCCGTTTCGGGAAGAATTTCTGTACTCTCCAACTCCAGGCGAGATGGTTCTACTGTGATATCAATTTCTCTATCTGCTTCTGAGGAGATAAAGTCTGAAGAAATTATTTTTGGCTGACTTTGTAAGCGGCTCAAACTAACATCAGACTCGCTGCTGATAGCTACTAAAGTTTCAGTGCGATCGCATTCTGTTTCACTGATAGGTGTTGGTTGTTTGTGGCTATTAAAGTCGAGTTCGCTTAATGCCCAAACTGTGACATTGGCTAAGTCTTCATTTGTTGATTTTGATATTTTAATTTCCCATTCACCCGCCCAATTAATTAAATTATCTGGATTATTGGTAGCTGGAATATTTATCTGTAAAGTAGAATCATTATCTGCTTCTACTGTCATATCTATATAGTCATTTCCTGCAACTAGCAAAATCGGGTTTTGTTGCGGACGATGTAATTCTATTTTTGATGGTTGCTGGTTTTGCGGTAACTGGATACGAATTGTGAGATGCTTGTCAGCTTGCACTACTTGAAAAGCAAAACGCGTTTCTAAACTGTTATCAGGAGAGATTTTTCTGACATCGACTTTTTGTAACCCGCTAGCTTCTGCTATTGTTTCTTCTACTAATGCTGCTAAATTTTCCGCACTCTCAGCTAAATGAAATTCTATTCCTAATTGCCTATGAATGCGCTGTGCCAAAAATGCAAGTATAGGCACACAATCTGATAATAAATAGAGTTTACCTTGGAAAGTCAGCATTCGCAGAATTTCCAAGTCTGTTAAAGATATTCGCGTCCCAGCACCTACAACCAATACGGCTACTCGTCGTTGATTATCAGATTTTTCCCAATTCAATTTGAGATTAGCTAATGTCTCAGAGAAAGATAGAGAATTACTACTTTCAGCGACTAAATATTTACCTTGTTCTTGATTACTAATAAAAACTTGATTATTCCCTACAGCTTTTACCAAATTTGCGCCAGCTTGTAACGCTGCTATAAAATTTGCATCATCTAATAATCCGGAATTCCGTTCTGTTTCTGGCTGGGAACGTGCAACTTTAGGCTTACCAGCTAGCCACCAAGCATCTACATCTTGAGTCTGAGACGGCTTAGTATTATTACTAGGTTTATTGCCAGCATTGGTATTAATATTTTGCCACCAATCAAGCTGGCGATCGCGTCGGTCATGATTACCAGGTGCAGCAGTCCAAAAATCATCCGGTTTGTCAGGCTGTGGCTGGCTTTGAGCTTGATTGTCTACCCCTACAAATACAGTCCCAGCAGACGAATTTTTATCTTCGCGTCCGTTGGTAATTACTAACGCAAAATCTTGTTGGGGTGTATCGATTTTGCCTGTCAAACAATTTGTGGTGATATCCAACGCCGTCACACTCACCTTAATTGTTTGCTTTGCTTCTCCTGCTGCTAAATAGATATTTTGGAGATTATCCCATCCTTCTCGTTCTGCGGCACCATCAGGATATGACCAGCCATGCTGAAACTGATTACCGCGGTACAGCTTACCATTTACCTCTACCCGCAACGCCAATTTGTTGACAATACAAGAAATATCTGGCGTACCGCTACCAATTGCGCCTGGTGGATCAGTCCAAGCTAAAGTAATTTTCACTGGCTGCTTGGGATCAGTGACGCGGATTTGCCATGATTGCGAATCACCGCGACGTTTTAACATCACAGTTTGGTCGATGTAGGTATGCTCTACGTCTTCTGCGAGAATGTTATTTAGGTTTAAGCGTCCCCACCCCTGAATTTTATTGGGAATGAAACCGCCAGATGCAAGCGCCTCCGCACCGTTGACAATTAAAGCACGTAACATCGCAGGCGAAGGCTCTTTCCCACCATTATGCTGTTGCCACCATTGAATTAGTAAAGCACAAGCCCCTGCAGTTTTGGGACTCGCACCCGATGAACCACCGCCCCAAGTTAATTGCTGACTAATGTACTCTTTTTGACCAGCGCGTGAATCGTAATTAGCTGATGCTGTCCATTCGCCAGGAGCAACTATGTGTGGACGAATACGTCCATCACCACAATTACCGTGACTACTAGCACGTGGGCCAGAATAAACCTCTTGAATGTTATCACTTTGGTCTTTACCAACATCTGGGCGGTAGTTCTCTGAATTTCCGGTGACAATGATATTTTTCGCCGCTTTCGGTCTTGTCAGCCCAGCTGCACCAGAATTACCTGAAGAAAAACATATAGTCAGAGGCTTAGGAATATTACTCTCTGAGTCAGCATTGCGTACCATTTGATCGTAAACAGCTTCCTGCGATCCGTAATCCATAGGATTGCGCGTACCCGCACCCCAAGAATTATTTTGGACGCGTCCCGCAATGCCATTAGGCCCCTTTTGCGTCACAGTTTCTTGGCAAACAGCAGCAGCCGGACGAGAATTAGATTGCACCAACAAATTTGCAGCTGGTGCCATACCCAAACCGTAGATAAATTGATTACCATCCTTCTCTGATAAATAGCAGCCAGCCGCATGACCAGCCACAAATGTACCATGCCAGGATTTAGTCCCATCCCCTAAATCTGCAATGCGTCCTGAAAAAGCGGGATGTGTAATATCTACACCATTATCAACAATGCCAATAGTTACTCCCTGACCATTGAGATTATGGTCTTCTAACCAGCGCAGATAAGAACCTTGGGGTTGATTGCTGGCATTATATTCCCCGGCAATAATTAACCCTGCGACTTCATCCTCTGGCTTTGGTGCTGTATATGGTTCTACCGCCATTACTAGCCGATGTAACAACAGATAACTTTGTCCCTCAGCAGTTACTAAACCACGTAAGCGTAGATAAAAACCTACCTGCTCAATTTCCTGTTCTGGGTATATTTCTACATCTGGTAAAGCGTTTAACTCTCGAATAATCTCGGCTGCTTGCGCTTGTGTTCCTTGAACCACAATCCACACAGGTATCTCGCCCGTCTCCGGCACAGGAATTTGAGGTTTAGTAGAATCTGTTGCTGGTGTAATTCGCCACACAAAAGATTGTGCTTGCGCTTGTCGAAAAGCCCCTACAGTTCCCCGACACAAATAAGAATTTTCGGGGTGATACTGCAGTGGTTCAATCCCCAAATCCCTGAGAGTTTGCAACCACTCTGGTGCAACTGGGCCAATCAATTCCACATAAGCTGTGACAATTTCACTATCATTGCCAATTAGTAGTTTTGCTTGGCTATATTTCAATGTCTGTGCTTGGATTCCTGGTAACTTTACACCAAGCTGCACAGGTATTTCTTCACTCTCCCCAAGCGACTCCTCTACAGGTGCATTAGTGCGGATCAGGACATCGCCGTTAGTATAAGTATGCAGTTTCTCTGTATTGGGAGATTGCAGTATTTGAGAATCTGCTCGAACAATAACAATTCTTGTCATTTGGCGTTTGTTATTTGTTATTTACGATAGGAAATAAAGAACAGGGACAAGGAGAATAATTAATCGTCCTTGTCCCCTTTTCCCCTTTTCCCCTTAATCTCTTATGCTCCTAGCTCAACCAAGATAGACTGAGCATATTCACCGGAATCATCTAGCAGCACTTTGACTTGCTTACGTCCTTCGTCATCAAATGGATCGGCTTCTTTGACGTTGTGTAGGCGCACCCGTTGGCGAGTACCTTCGCTTTCAATCCACAGTGCAGCGTCTAAAGAGTTGTATTCAACAGCAACTAAGGTACCAGCAATGATTTTGGCGTTACCGTTAGTATTACCGTTCCCGTTCCCGTTACCATTGCCATTACCATTTGGTACTGTTTCTCTTTCTGTTTCCACAGATTTGACTACAGCGTAATGACCAGCTTCCAGTAAGCTTTGCGCTAGTGCGTCATCTTCTGGTAAAACACTGTCTTTAGAAACTAGCTGGATGCTATCTTTGCTGGCCAGAATGAATACAGCTTCTTCATCAAAGCTAATATTTTGCTCTTTGGAACGTACCAGCTTACCTTGGATGACACCAAAGGCGCTGAATTTAGCTTGGCCGCGATCGCCTGCGGGTGATAGGGGATAAGCAAACTCTAATGGTTCTAAAGGAGTGATTCGTGCTGAATCCTTAACTGGGTTGCGGAGGTGTGCGCCACTGTAGGAAACGTTGGCTACTAAGTAATCATCATCACTGAGTTCAGACAGGGGCACAATTGTGTCGCCTTCACGAATGAACATATAAATCATGTGGCGACCAACCCAGGAAGAGGTTTTCAAGACAATTTGGTTACCACCATCGGCTACAGTCTTGCTTTCTTTAGTTTCAATTACAGGCCATTTAGGTGCTTTGTAGCTAATTTTGGCTTGGTAGTTAATCTTAACGTTATTAGCATTTCTACTAGTTACAACATAAGTAGAAGTACCGCCAGTTTCGCCAAATACTGGCGCTTCTGGTGATTTACCTTCGCTTGCAGACCAAGAAATAGCAGCGGTTTGCAATTGCTCATCAGGGTCAACGATAATTTTGGCAGGGAAGGATTCCTGAGTTTTGGTTTCGTTGACATAGGAAGCATCAAGCTGAGACAACATCGTAAAAGGTGCATCCAGCTTAGTAGTCAACATTGTCCAACCGTTAAAGCCAATTTCTAATGCTAAATTAATGGCTTCTTGCTCACTGCGCCACTTCAAAGCAAAGTTAGCACCACCAAAGACACCACCACTCTTACCTGGTTCTGCTGGTTGAACTACAGGTTTGGGTTCAAACAGCATCTTGAACCACTGATCTTGAGCGCGTTGAGAGAAGGTATTAACTAAATCTTGGCGGATTTTTTCAACTTCGGGGTCAGCAGCACCGAAGAAGTCAATTTTAATAATACCTTCACGGGTCATGGTTTCCCAAGCTGCATCTATCTTCGCACTGCCACCATACCAAATGCCGTTATAGCTAACATCAAGGGCAGTAGACAGATGACTAAAGGCGCGTTTAGCATCTAGAGTGACTCTAGCCCCTACTCTTGGTAGCAATTGCAGATATTGATATTTCATCAATACTGCACCAGGAACCCCAGTGCGATTTTTGATTCCATCAGCCCAAACTTGTGCGCCTAATTCAGTTAGGTTCAGCAGATAAGAACTAACAGAACCAGAAGTACCAATATCTTTGTCACTGTGGGCTTGGTCAAATGTCCCTAATGCTGGGTCGATGACTGGGATAGCTTCACCCTTACGCAGACTCAAAGCGACAAACTTCGGGTTTTGGCTGCGGGCTTTTCCTGAACCTAGAACCTCTGCACGCCACTGTTCTTGAACTTGTTCAAACGCTTTGGGATCAAATTGGATGGCGCTAGTAAAGCTAACAACAGCCGAACCACCTGTAATTTTAGTGGTGTTACCATCACCTGCGGCGACTTGTTGGTTGTAAACACTGACAGTAGATTGATAGCGTCCGTCTGCACCTTTAGCTAAAAGGGCTTGTGCAGGGCTAAAAAGAATAATATCGTCACGGCTACTTTGCCAGAGTTTGTAACCAGCTACATCCCATTTGGTTCCAGAACTAGCTACACCCAATTCTTCTTGTAAGAAACTAGACATAAATTTCAGCACTCCTTGGCTGTTTCAAAGTTAATTTGTAGATTTGACTTAGTTGAGACGTATATTGCACCTTATCTCTGCGGTGAACCAATTCGTAATTTGTAATTCGTAATTACAAAATTCCGACAACATTTAGGTTTTAGAGTTTGAATCTATAGCCGTCATTTGGCTAATTGGTTTTATGGAGGCAAGGCACACAGTGGCGGTATCAATATGTACCCCCTGTAATTGGTAGTTTGCATTTGTGAACTCGTGAAAAATTTTGGATAGTTGAATATTTCAGTCTGGTTGCAATTAGCAGCCCTAATTTCTTCAATTTTGA contains:
- a CDS encoding S8 family serine peptidase, which translates into the protein MTRIVIVRADSQILQSPNTEKLHTYTNGDVLIRTNAPVEESLGESEEIPVQLGVKLPGIQAQTLKYSQAKLLIGNDSEIVTAYVELIGPVAPEWLQTLRDLGIEPLQYHPENSYLCRGTVGAFRQAQAQSFVWRITPATDSTKPQIPVPETGEIPVWIVVQGTQAQAAEIIRELNALPDVEIYPEQEIEQVGFYLRLRGLVTAEGQSYLLLHRLVMAVEPYTAPKPEDEVAGLIIAGEYNASNQPQGSYLRWLEDHNLNGQGVTIGIVDNGVDITHPAFSGRIADLGDGTKSWHGTFVAGHAAGCYLSEKDGNQFIYGLGMAPAANLLVQSNSRPAAAVCQETVTQKGPNGIAGRVQNNSWGAGTRNPMDYGSQEAVYDQMVRNADSESNIPKPLTICFSSGNSGAAGLTRPKAAKNIIVTGNSENYRPDVGKDQSDNIQEVYSGPRASSHGNCGDGRIRPHIVAPGEWTASANYDSRAGQKEYISQQLTWGGGSSGASPKTAGACALLIQWWQQHNGGKEPSPAMLRALIVNGAEALASGGFIPNKIQGWGRLNLNNILAEDVEHTYIDQTVMLKRRGDSQSWQIRVTDPKQPVKITLAWTDPPGAIGSGTPDISCIVNKLALRVEVNGKLYRGNQFQHGWSYPDGAAEREGWDNLQNIYLAAGEAKQTIKVSVTALDITTNCLTGKIDTPQQDFALVITNGREDKNSSAGTVFVGVDNQAQSQPQPDKPDDFWTAAPGNHDRRDRQLDWWQNINTNAGNKPSNNTKPSQTQDVDAWWLAGKPKVARSQPETERNSGLLDDANFIAALQAGANLVKAVGNNQVFISNQEQGKYLVAESSNSLSFSETLANLKLNWEKSDNQRRVAVLVVGAGTRISLTDLEILRMLTFQGKLYLLSDCVPILAFLAQRIHRQLGIEFHLAESAENLAALVEETIAEASGLQKVDVRKISPDNSLETRFAFQVVQADKHLTIRIQLPQNQQPSKIELHRPQQNPILLVAGNDYIDMTVEADNDSTLQINIPATNNPDNLINWAGEWEIKISKSTNEDLANVTVWALSELDFNSHKQPTPISETECDRTETLVAISSESDVSLSRLQSQPKIISSDFISSEADREIDITVEPSRLELESTEILPETDSQLLSPSLSTFVSAPPVSNGAVIVDLPMHLEGVDANGDRYARNFRMNLIQLQPRSVLRESLEPEKLIFTTAEITEVNYDNGEIVSLLLSKGEYQREVSVASPILRQQLVQMTQNLISQNKLIFGVIGSELYALVKLLSNKKITFNSCTDAINCVSLTLN